ttttgttaagctaattaaaataatactattaACAATTcggaatacaaaaaaaaataaaaaatttcagAGATAATCATCAAGTTTTTAGGCTATGCACCTCATtcatataattcaaataaattagctaaataataataatctcaaacattttaaagaataacaaaaaatcgTTTTATGAATTGAGATTTAGTAAAAACAAAGAATGAACTAAACTTCAATATAAAATGCGGGCAGCAATAAAACTGGTCAAACTCGCGTTcaacaaatagcaacaacaacaacaacagaagaacaacaagaagaatAAGAACTCAAGCCAACGCCTGCGCAACGTCAGTTAGGCGCTCTACAGGTTTTTCAGGTCGTTTGGCGACAGCGCAGCCGCTGCGCCGGGTGAAAGCCAAGAGTGTGGCCAGAGTGCAAGGAGCATGACAGCgcccaaaaacaacaaggcAGGCAGAATGCGAGTACGTAAACAAATGAGCAAATAATAAGAGGAATGTCTGTTGGTATGTGTGCTCTGCCCAGTGTTGGAAAGTGTTCTCGCTCAATTGATGTGGTTAGTGCTGCCAAGTATCCTTAATCAATCATATTCgctaataaatatgcattttgcatGTTTTGGACTATCTTACCTGATTCTCGTGGGGAACCCAAACCAGACGCTTCTGTGTCCATTCGGCCTGTGTGGCCGGATCATTGAATTGATTGCGCTCCACCGAGAGATATTTCAACTCGGGGTCATTGCGATCGACTTCTTCCGACATTTTATTGCGTTTTtcgttgaatttttttttaactttttattttctgtttttttttttttattttcgtgcTGTGTCGTTGAggttttggtttgtttttcttttcttttctttattatgCAGTTGCAGGTTTTATTATGATATTCTGTTGGtttttggcaaaaacaaaattcacaTTAGATTTGTCGGCAttcaaatttcttttctttttctttctgctCTCTCACACGcattgtaaacaaacaaatctacacatacacactaacacacacacatgcatatcaTCTCAAACGTcaagatatattttttctttttcttattttttgcgGCACATTTATTGTATCTCCAAGACGCGTTCGCCGtttttttctgcttctgctttgtCGTGTTATTTTATCTAAGAAATGCGGCAACAAAAGGCAGACGGTAagaacgacagcagcagcaacatcgagaACACAGTTTCAAAAGGGAACCGACAAGAAACAAATATGGCCATACAATTTTTCTTAAGCCAGAGCCTCCCGCTCTCTCAATAACTCTCGGTGCTCTGCTGTGTGCACTCGTCGTCattgctctccctctctcactctcgctcacgcagcaacagcagccgcagcagacATTCATATATTCCAAACATCGTAGATGAGCAGCGACGTCGTTGTTGGTTCAGCGGAAAATAGCGTTACGTAGCTGTGTTTGGCAATTAAAGTAAccagtttgcatttttttcttatattttattttttttaaagccgTAATATTTTTGCCTTGATTTTCGGTTATGGTTACTCTAATTGCGGAGCAGGTACGTCAGCAAAATGCGGCaactttggctgctgctgctgctgatttttGGTCTCGCGGCCATCGTTCCTTGTtctgcacacatacacatgcatacactgactcactcacactcatgcAAAGACAaaccacacgcacacacacacagatgtaTAGAGCGCAGTTTTCGTTtcgattttgtattttaaattctcatatgcatttttgttaatatatatttcatatatttatgctCGCGTTTCACTTTGTCAGCACTGCATTTTTGCCAATTCGCCGCAATTCGCATTAAATGCACACATTTTATTCTCATTTGTTTCAACaagcggcggcggcgtcgtcgactgcggctgcggctgcccggcggcttttggctttttgggcgtatgaaattattttacatgcattcgatatttttttgttcctttttggttttggcGGCTCAACTTGATTGCAGCGCGGTTGCAATTGGATTAAATTGTAGTCGAAAAACTATgcgctttttatttgttgcaaatGCGCCAGCTGCACTTCTGAAATTTttaacaccaacacacacactctctgcTTATATAGACAATTTCAAACGCACCCAAAAAACGCGTCTTTCTCGTTCGCTGCTACCAGCACGAATGTTCGATTAACATTCAAGTCTCAACTGACTGCGAtgttaaattaacatttctCTGCAATGCTATTTACATTGAGAacttgcaattttttaattaatgtcgGCTcgattttaatcaattttttcaattggCATCGCTTTTTGAaatctaatatttaaataaaaaactattcaaaaaaTTCAACTTTCGATCAGTTTTAAGAAAAACTGCAGCGAAAGctcgttttaaaaataacagcTGTCAACCGGCTCAATTTCATTGTCTCTAACAGAGAAATAACAGAATACAGTTGATatcgattattatttattaattcataattaatcataatttgacaaagacaaattaatttttattaaaaataacatacaaataaatgttaatcaAAGATAAAATTACTTCTTTTACTTatctaataaattaaaataaaagcaacactGGCTTAGAGctctgtaaatataaaaagtgctGCCCATCAACCTTTATGTTGCAGAATATGTTGCTATGTTAAGTTCACAACGGCTCATTGAAGCCAAATTGGATAGACAGTCTCGTAAAAGTGGCTGTGATGTTAACATATCTTGCGATAGACATGTCGATTATTAAGGTGACCATTTAATCCAGCGTTATCGTAATATGGCGGTAGGCGATAGGTCCTCACAATGCAAAAGGCTGATCAGTGTGACCATTTTCTACGGATaatggaaaaaatattttttatgttaaatGGCAGAAAAAAATCTTACGAAAAAAATAGCTTCTAAGGTGTGACCAGATGAAAACCATATTTTTTCGACGTAAAATAGATTATTTTGCAATGGAACTTGCGGTCACGCTAATCTCAGTAGTGagactaattaaatttaatacaagtCCAACATAAAAATAGTGCAACGTAATTCAGCGCGCAACACATATGACAGGCAGCAGACAcaacaatcaaataaatcagTCAAATGTAGTGTTggcatatacaaaaaaaaaacaaaaaaagaaaagaaacaatataacaaaatagaACAACGCAACGTTGCACGAGTGAGttgtgtgagagtgtgaggTGCGTGAGCGTGAGTACGTACATATGTGAAGTTTTTATAAAGAAGCGTAGTTTTGTGGAGGCGCATTTTACGTGCAGAGCATACAAAAAGTTCGTAGGCGTTGGAGCTTCGACAGCAGTGGAAGTATCAAGCAGCATAAAATCGATTCTAAGTGCATACatcatatatatacatctatatatatatacttgtatgttgtatatgtgtgagtacgtgtctgtgtatgtgtgtttattgCAAATGTAAGAAGCAGAGTCTCACGCGCTTCTTTTCTGCCTGCGAAAGATTCACACAACAAAACgtatcatatttaaattattagcgcaaaacaaaaataatacgcGACCAGTTGTTGCTAACTAAAAGTGCGATAtacacaatataaaaaaaaaaattaaaaaaaaagttttatctTGTGATATGTTGCTGAGATTTCGTGACCCAAACTTGCAATCAGGTATGTAAACTGcggcaataaatattatatcgatgtatacatatgtagaaaAATGCGCGCccattattatatatgtatacacatacatatgcagaTATACTTTTGGGTTTGAGTGTGTTGTGACGGTGTCTGTGCCAGTAATTTGTACATAACCTCAATTTCTCAATTGATTACGCTGAGCGATAGCGCATTCGTGAAACAGGCGTCACaatctataaattaaatttcctgcaagtgctttttatttattaattcataattaataatgcatGCTCCTCCTCCCTTCCACCGTTGTCTTTGTCTAAAGTTTCCGCAATTCGATTACGTGCCCATGTATGTGTTTGTCTTTGAAAATTGTGAACGTAGACATATTTAATTGtctctttttaatttgataaaacgaaagaaaaaaaatagttataaaaaaaaacgccacACACAATAAATGTCTGTAAAAAGGAAGGTATTGcaaagagagagcaacaacaatgacgcATATCATTTACACGAACACACTGCTGCAATCCcacaccgacaacaacaatgagagtgcatgtgtgtgtgtatgtttgaaCTGAGCACTGAGAGTGCCAAGAACGCGAGACCGATTTACGCTCTCTCATTGCCGCAcacattctctctctcacctttaataaaaataccaacaacaaaaataccatgTTGTCAGCagttcaaattcaaattgtatgcCTACCCCTTCTTTTTCTTCGTACTTCAGCACTTCGTAGAATTCTAGCTTTTTGACCAAAACTACTCAACTCAAGACAAAGTTATTTCACAAAATGCTGTATTTTATATAGTGACTAAAagtattgaaatttaatgcaGTCTATGTTATTCAGCCGGCAAACATGGCCAGTTACAtgtagttaaattaaatttatctttaaCACAGTATTGATAAGACCTTAATTTGTAGTCAGTTCTCGTTCAAAATCTTCAATGTGCTTGTGATTCAAGTCTGGTTTTAGTTTGCCTCGCTTTGGGGTTAGCTTTTGGCTGCTTGCTTTTTCATTTACCCAAAAAGATGTGAAAACTTGAAAAACGAGTTATAGTTACATGCGATCGCACTTCATAGTCGATACCCTCAAAAAGTAACCATGTTAACTTCGCGAAGCAATGTGTAAccacaacaaattgttaagGCATTCCTTAACTCCTTTTTTCATATGCGAAACTTGATTTCAAATGTTTAGTTATCTAGTTTCCAACCAAAGTGTATTTAAtcttcgttgctgttgcatttttgtattttattttatgtcgccttttatgtaaataaagagagagagagactagCTTTTAAAACGGGGAATGCCTGCAAGTAACGCCTAGTGTGCTATGCAATTTACAAAGCtttgtctttctttttgttgtgttggattgtgttgtgtttcgtttgtttgtcAAGGGCCAACGAGCAAATCTTGAACCCGCCTAGGCTAAAATGCAGTTACTGTAAAGTAGATATCTTCTTTGTGCTGTGCACACGCTCTAAAATTCAACTTTTACAAGGTTCTTCGATATGTAGAGGTTAGTTTTCGTATTCCAATATAAAAGctttctattttatatattaattggCTTGCctaatttaagcaaatattttcttaaatttccTCTCTTTTGAGTGAAGcaaatattctaaatttcTATATGACAACTTAATGACTTATCAAATAAACTCTAAAGTTTAGTGAACCAGTATGTCTTTAAGCTTATGGATTAAATAAGTATTACTATATTGTATTAAGATATTGCTCAGTGactaatttactattttttgttttcttttataatttcttatttttatgattGACCTATTCtataaagttttaattaaatagtcGCTTCTGACTATACATGGGAACATTAACTTTCTGTATTTCTTTGTCTTACAAGACTTCACTAACCAAATTAATAGCTCATAACCGGATTAAAACACAGAACTTCTTTCATCAATCAATTTGATTTAGTTTGTTAAAATTTCTACAAATAATGTATCTGCTTCAAAATTGCTATATTTAGTAAGACATTTCGTTAACCCGGCCTTTAGGTAGGAATACAGACAATAATACTATTATACTAATATCAGCTATACACAAAACATAtcttgcaaattaatttacattgcACTTtatctgttctttttttgataCCACATTTTTCGATGACTTTGCACGTAATTTTAAACTATCTTCTGAaatatcacacacacaacttggAGTACATAAgacaacaaattaacaaaaatttgcttttaaaatgcaacacagcatttatagtatttatataaattgtgtataattaaacagttgttgtttgcttgctttttgATGTTACATTCGACCATTctgccgcagctgctgctcatatttacatatagatgtgtgtatatttgatatataaatatacatatatatttatatatcttttgtttattgttgcgCAATAGCAAATGGCGTGGCGTAGCGTGGCGAGTGGCATCTGAAATTAGTGTATAGCAATTAGTATAGATGAGAACTACCTGAAAATACTTCAGCTCACATACATACGTGAAAATTGTAGTATATGGAAAAGACAAACAATCCATAGTCCGTGTCCCACTAGGCTATGCAATTGCCAgctacacacgcacacacacactactgTGGTTGTCCCTTTTGCACTTATGTTGGAGCAGGAGGTTATGACTGTGTGTTTTGGGAAAGAAGTGCAACTGCTGCAGAACACTGCACAGGCGCCTGCTGTTGGTGAACTTTGAACTTTTGTCGGCCGTCAAAgcttgttgtgtttttgttctACTCGATTTGCATTATCTATAGTTATCGGCTAACGCAGtgttgcagtttgcagttgttgtgctgctgctggcaggTGACAGTCACAACCcctttctatctctcttctGCACGTTGTGCGCAATGCATTGAGCGAGCGCACTCGAAAAGAAATCGATAATTGCAAGGTTTCCATTTTCACCACCGCGATGAGCGCAGCAAACACAATTCGCAAGTATACAGATTTTTATTGGACGCCGCTCctctgttgccgttgctgctgcggctgcatTCAGCCCCCATTCAGTTGCTCTTTCTCACGGCCGATCAAATTCCAACATGTGTTTGACCATTGCAGAGAGCAAAAAGGCCGACCAGTGTAtgcacacatatgtatgtagacgCATACATACATGGTATGCTATGCTatccacactcacacacgtaCATCGCTCCTCTCTCCGCCATTGCCATGGTGGCGTTGGCATCGCAGCCACCGTCTCAACTTGCATCCACATTGTGTGTTGGTTTTCTTTTACCTTCAtgtctggctgctgttgctgctttctATGGTGTGTCTCTGTCGTTGTGCGTCGTCTTCTCGTTTCCGTTttgacagcagcaaaaactaCCATTTCACCACCACTTGTGCAGAGCACACACACGTAGGTATAtcaatgcatgtgtgtgtgtacgcgTGAGTCAAGTGTAAGGTGAGGTGAGGCAAGGTGTATGCCGTCGCTCTGCTGCCGTCGTCGAAGTCACAAAGTGTAACCGTGGCAGTGTTGTAGCCTGCTACTCGTCTGTTTGGTTTCTGATTTTCAGTTTTGTCGATTTCATTATGTACTGCAATATCTCTGTGGCCGCGCTGAACTCTCGCGAGTATggtttgtatatttgtatatgtgtgggtgttctctctctcccgcatCATCACCATGGTTTGGCTCTCGCCGCTCTCTTTTATAGGGTGGCCATAGTGCGAGCAAACATGTTGCTGTCGTCATTTTGGTATGCTAGTCATGACCAGCTAGCCGAAACACCCTGTAGATACCAATGCCTGAACATATTCTGACTCTCTCTGGCACAAACACTATGTATGTAAGTAGTGTGAGCCATTTGCACTTACGTAAGCGTCtcgtatttgaatttatgagccatttttgcactttgccTTATATTTTGCTTCGTCTTTAGATAGCACATTAAAAAATGTCGAGTTTTGATTGCAAATGCCGATAACTCAATTTTTTGCGGAATTACTCCCGCCGTCTccttttgcttgcttgcctCAGTGGCACGAAATGCGAATGGCTTCTCTGGCCTGGCCATGGGGCTGAACCACAAAGCAGCGAGCTGCCGTTCGCTGGTTGGTTCTCGAATATACAGCGTGCTATTTGTCTCGCACACAGCGTGACCGCTCGCATGGTACATTATATACTtgatgtggtatattttcacgTCAAATTCTGTGGAGAAGTATATAGATTTATGGGAGCGTTTGTAACATTTTGTCTTCAGTTTGTTTATTCTCAAAGGAAACTTTgagtttagtatattttcgtgGGGAGGATTGAAGTTGCGGTCACACTAAGTTTTGACGGTAGCGATTGCAATTTGAAAGCCCACGAACTAAAAAGATTTCACTATTTACCGTGCATCTTCATGTATAGTATGTATTGCTATACATAATAAGcatgtatttacttttataccGAAAGCAGCATTTTccccattttttttatgctcgAAGAGGCTTGATGTTGGTTGATGCCTCCCTGTTTGATatgctgtgctgctgctgttcgtcgCAAGTTGCCACTGTAGCAAATATAGCAACAACAGATATgacgaaaattaaaaagatgAATTCCAAAGCAACACTGCGCGCGCGCGGTTGCTCTCTcaattttctctctctttgaatTGCTTACTCGCGAGAGCGCGCTCTCTCGCACATACCCTGTTTGCATTTCGCgctcttttgtttctttgctCACACTGGTCTCGCCGTTTAATCGAAAATGTTTGCGGCGGCGTTAAGACGTACGAGAAAACGTTTCCTCGCCAAATTTTTTGTGAATATCtggtaaaataaatattcagtGGCAggaaattttgttaaaaaaaaagtaaagtgaaTGGTTGGAAAATTTCTATACCCGCgtagcattttaaataaaatataagaaaaaaattgtgaaaaattgctctaaatacatacacatacatttaaGTGCAAAATCCCAATgtactaataaaaaaacagcaaataaaacgGTGAAAAGTTGTACAGTGCAGTGAGGAATGGAATAAAAATGGTAGTGCAAAATACTGCGTAAAACGTGAAAGTTTTTCAATAACAAGCCAACAACGGTTTATagtaaatatactttttatatgtatgtatatgtgcatgtgtgcgcATACATACACTTttcaaatacacatacataggAGTACACTGTTTTTGATCTGATGTAAGTTATCTTTCGCGGGATGAGGAAAGTGGATGAAAACGTATCGTAttcttgtttaaattaaacaaagcaGTTTAGTTATATGATAATTTATAACATCTGCTTAGTTGTTAGCAGCAAAAAACTTGTgaaaaatacaacatttttagGTTAGGTCAATTTCAATTGGTTTATGTACGACAACGGCgacggcacacacacacagaagcaaAATCgacatgcatacacatatataaagcGCACAGACAAAAAGTCGTCGATGGTTGCTCGCActcaacacacatacaatcaTAACACGcgtatacacacatacactcacacacatacaagttTTGAACATTGCTTGTGAACTGACTGTATTTTTTCAACGTAGTGTCGTTTTATTTTCGTTCGTTCATTCGTCTGTTCTCAGCAGTTCGTGCGCTTATCTCGAATTTTGCTTTGATGCGCCATTCGCATGTACgtctgtatatattttagtgcatatgtatatatatatttcagtgAAAATGTGTATGAGTGTTTCTTGTGCATATACACAGatgtacatgtatgtatgtataaatggGCTGGCTCCTAACACACAGAATAACCCGCTGGCAGCTGGCTTGGTCAACTCAACGGCTGGCTTGCTCCAAGAGCAAGCGCCATCGCCTCTCTCTCTAGTGATGCAAAAACCTCGGTGTTTGTGCTGTGTATCGATTTGAATCTTAAGTTTTTTCCCTTTTGTTTAAATAGAATAACCtctatttattcaataaatgattttcatCTGCTATTGTCGTTGTTAGCTTAAAATGCAGACTCAAAAGATGTGATCTatcaacccaaaaaaaaaaaaaaaaaatacattaatgtTGAcgctaataaaaaaaaccaactcgatagtatcgatagtggctctttgtttttgtatcactgtatctcgctctctcttgctctctctatTCGTATATATGAGTATGCAAGTCTCTTTGAATGAGAGCATCTTCGCTCACTATTATTCGACGACGGACGACTACTTTGGGCTATATGAGCTTGAAGCTACCAGGCTGCCTtctgctttgttgttttttgtcttcattttttctattttgtctatagtatatatgcatgtatatgtatttctcTA
This is a stretch of genomic DNA from Drosophila albomicans strain 15112-1751.03 chromosome 3, ASM965048v2, whole genome shotgun sequence. It encodes these proteins:
- the LOC117570453 gene encoding uncharacterized protein LOC117570453, translating into MKMHEFDVKIYHIKYIMYHASGHAVCETNSTLYIREPTSERQLAALWFSPMARPEKPFAFRATEASKQKETAGVIPQKIELSAFAIKTRHFLMCYLKTKQNIRQSAKMAHKFKYETLT